A single genomic interval of Streptococcus oralis subsp. dentisani harbors:
- a CDS encoding HIRAN domain-containing protein: MYIEIEREKIMKIGMRTPSLKKSLKARTTSKWKRQAKKAIIPGYGKKGMGWVKNPKKAMYNKIYHKTTFGLSDFLKPSKKRKKKVVTKKQQSILLSNGKKQHTPKEYKEAGLVFMVLGAIFLFLFPPLGFFLFITGFITYIIGRLTAKREKKKKVENYSPQIDTIVFRDDFLLMGTNYHKEEAEAAADFLSKGVHYFGKDNKSLKSYMLETYKPVYKYNKLKTVDVQLLPEPSNPHDKNAIKVLVNNIFVGYLPAVIASQISSYIANPNYRYDAILTGRGGPYKTLNIETERVVTREKELTYYLDLTIWRLAKK; encoded by the coding sequence GTGTATATAGAAATTGAGAGAGAAAAGATTATGAAAATAGGAATGAGAACACCAAGTCTAAAAAAGAGCTTGAAAGCTAGAACTACCAGCAAATGGAAAAGACAAGCTAAAAAAGCTATTATTCCTGGATATGGTAAGAAAGGGATGGGGTGGGTTAAAAATCCAAAGAAAGCCATGTATAACAAGATCTATCATAAGACAACATTTGGACTTTCTGATTTTCTGAAACCATCTAAAAAGAGAAAGAAAAAAGTAGTCACAAAAAAACAACAATCTATTTTGTTATCTAACGGTAAAAAGCAACACACTCCCAAAGAATATAAAGAAGCTGGACTTGTCTTTATGGTTTTAGGTGCTATATTCCTATTTTTATTTCCACCTCTCGGCTTCTTCTTGTTTATTACTGGTTTTATAACTTACATTATTGGTCGTTTAACTGCAAAGCGAGAGAAAAAGAAGAAAGTTGAAAATTACAGTCCACAGATTGATACAATTGTTTTCCGAGATGATTTCTTGTTAATGGGAACAAATTATCATAAAGAAGAAGCTGAAGCTGCTGCTGATTTTCTTTCCAAGGGTGTCCATTATTTTGGAAAAGATAATAAATCTTTGAAATCTTATATGCTCGAAACATATAAACCTGTTTACAAATACAATAAATTGAAAACAGTAGACGTTCAACTATTACCAGAACCTTCAAATCCGCATGATAAAAATGCTATCAAAGTTTTAGTGAATAATATCTTTGTTGGATACTTACCAGCTGTGATCGCATCACAAATTTCATCTTACATAGCTAATCCAAATTACAGATACGATGCAATCCTAACTGGTAGAGGTGGTCCATATAAAACTCTAAATATTGAAACCGAGAGAGTTGTTACTCGTGAAAAAGAATTAACGTATTATCTAGATTTAACAATATGGCGCCTAGCTAAAAAATAA
- a CDS encoding MATE family efflux transporter has protein sequence MFKKNKDILNIALPAMGENFLQMLMGMVDSYLVAHLGLIAISGVSVAGNIITIYQAIFIALGAAISSVISKSLGQKDQSKLAYHVTEALKITLLLSGFLGALSIFAGQEMIGLLGTEQAVAESGGLYLSLVGGLIVLLGLMTSLGALIRATHNPRLPLYVSLLSNALNILFSSLAIFVLDMGIAGVAWGTILSRLVGLVILWSQLKLPFEKPTFALDKELLTLALPAAGERLMMRAGDVVIIALVVSFGTEAVAGNAVGEVLTQFNYMPAFGVATATVMQVARAVGEDNWERVDDLSKQTFWLSLLLMLPLTLSIYALGTPLTHLYTTDPVAVEASVLVALFSLLGTPMAIGTVIYTAVWQGLGNARLPFYATSIGMWCIRIGTAYLMGLVLGWGLPGIWAGTLLDNGFRWLFLRYRYQRYMSLKG, from the coding sequence TTGTTTAAGAAAAATAAAGACATTCTTAATATTGCATTGCCAGCTATGGGTGAAAACTTTTTGCAGATGCTTATGGGCATGGTGGACAGTTACTTGGTCGCTCACTTGGGACTGATAGCTATTTCAGGTGTTTCAGTTGCTGGCAATATTATCACGATTTACCAGGCGATTTTTATCGCTCTGGGAGCTGCTATTTCCAGCGTTATTTCAAAAAGTTTGGGGCAGAAAGATCAGTCCAAGTTGGCTTATCACGTGACAGAGGCTCTCAAGATAACCCTATTGCTGAGTGGATTTTTAGGCGCCTTATCCATCTTTGCTGGGCAAGAGATGATAGGACTTTTGGGAACTGAACAGGCTGTGGCTGAGAGTGGTGGGCTCTACCTATCTTTGGTGGGTGGATTGATTGTTCTCTTGGGCTTGATGACGAGTCTAGGTGCCTTGATTCGTGCAACGCATAATCCGCGTCTACCCCTCTATGTGAGTCTGTTATCCAATGCCTTGAATATTCTTTTTTCAAGTCTAGCTATTTTTGTCCTTGATATGGGCATAGCGGGTGTTGCTTGGGGGACTATCTTGTCTCGCTTAGTCGGTCTTGTGATTTTGTGGTCGCAATTAAAGCTGCCTTTTGAGAAACCGACTTTTGCTTTAGATAAAGAACTATTGACCTTGGCTTTGCCAGCGGCAGGAGAACGTCTCATGATGCGAGCTGGAGATGTAGTGATCATTGCCTTGGTTGTTTCTTTTGGGACGGAGGCAGTAGCGGGGAATGCAGTCGGAGAAGTCTTGACCCAGTTTAACTATATGCCTGCCTTTGGCGTCGCCACGGCGACGGTCATGCAGGTAGCTCGAGCAGTTGGAGAGGATAACTGGGAAAGAGTAGATGATTTGAGCAAGCAAACCTTTTGGCTTTCTCTGCTTCTCATGTTGCCCTTAACTCTCAGTATCTATGCCTTAGGGACACCACTGACTCATCTCTATACGACCGATCCTGTAGCGGTTGAAGCTAGCGTTTTGGTGGCACTGTTCTCTCTACTAGGAACTCCAATGGCGATAGGGACAGTTATATATACGGCAGTTTGGCAGGGATTGGGGAATGCTCGCCTCCCCTTTTATGCGACAAGTATTGGGATGTGGTGTATCCGAATTGGCACAGCTTATCTTATGGGGCTTGTTCTTGGTTGGGGCTTGCCTGGTATTTGGGCAGGGACACTTTTGGATAACGGTTTTCGCTGGTTATTTCTACGTTACCGTTACCAGCGTTATATGAGCTTGAAAGGATAG
- a CDS encoding DUF975 family protein: MKYPKIDLKTIRLQTRQFQAENPRLFLVYLLPSILVILSGFLNPLARLQESVLEQSFFSMLAQVLQAYLFPLVVSFMSTIFLAGAAFATLRLLKDPDTELSVKSSLTLFAEERFSQTFLTLLLKRFYLFLWSIPNLVGIYCLFYSNLLARRFVALHPEFPKLDLSSVETEQFLMTFGLYFFVSLILMIVGNLLYVPQHYAYSQVEFLLCDTLDLGHAKPRQILKTSRFLMKGYKFQRFVLDLQLFPWYFLNWITFGIASFSFLPYIQSSQIIFYRTLLALKRRKV; the protein is encoded by the coding sequence ATGAAATACCCAAAAATTGATTTAAAAACCATTCGTCTGCAGACGAGGCAATTTCAGGCTGAAAATCCCCGCCTCTTTCTCGTCTATCTCTTACCTAGCATACTGGTCATCTTATCAGGCTTTCTCAACCCCTTGGCTCGTCTCCAAGAAAGTGTTTTAGAGCAATCCTTTTTCAGCATGCTGGCACAAGTGCTCCAAGCCTATCTCTTCCCGCTAGTGGTTTCTTTTATGAGCACGATTTTTCTAGCAGGTGCTGCCTTTGCGACACTCCGACTTCTCAAGGATCCTGATACGGAACTCTCCGTAAAATCAAGCCTGACCCTCTTTGCTGAAGAGCGCTTCTCGCAAACCTTCCTGACCCTGCTCCTCAAACGTTTCTACCTATTTTTATGGAGCATTCCAAACTTAGTAGGCATTTATTGCCTCTTTTATAGCAATCTCTTGGCTCGAAGATTTGTTGCCCTACATCCGGAATTTCCAAAATTAGACCTCTCATCAGTTGAAACCGAGCAATTCCTTATGACCTTTGGGCTCTACTTTTTCGTGAGCCTCATCTTGATGATCGTGGGCAATCTCCTCTACGTACCGCAACATTATGCTTACTCGCAGGTAGAATTCCTCCTCTGCGACACTCTGGATTTAGGACATGCTAAACCCCGTCAAATCCTGAAAACTAGCCGTTTCTTGATGAAGGGTTACAAATTCCAGCGCTTTGTCCTCGACCTACAACTATTCCCTTGGTACTTCCTCAACTGGATTACCTTTGGTATTGCTAGTTTTTCATTCTTACCCTATATCCAGAGCAGCCAAATCATTTTCTATCGAACTTTGCTCGCTCTCAAACGCCGAAAAGTATAA
- a CDS encoding site-specific integrase: MIKKYITKKGETRYLFQTYLGIDPATGKEKRTTRRGFKTIKEAKAAERDLLLDVEENGFSNNEDFQNPTFAEVADLWLDSYKNTVKPTTYQNVKKKLDIMIDLYFTDMKIKQISVAYCQKVAIKLSNRYILYSNYYSVISRIFKYATSLDIIKSNPLDKIIKPKNKPLKGKENYYTKQELTEFLKVSKANFKPVDYTFFHLLAFSGLRTGEAIGLMWSDVDFENKRLSISRTAVVIGKKQTVQDPKTKRSKRVITLDDETLNVLKFWKRQQIKEYFQAGVPYKHDSNYIFTNDIGGWLLAATMKVKLSRFFCKHKDLKKISPHGFRHTHASLLFEAGITAKIISDRLGHNNVQITLDMYTHINDNQRVEVVDQFMDFIRSS; this comes from the coding sequence ATGATAAAAAAATACATTACAAAAAAAGGAGAGACTAGATATCTCTTTCAAACATACCTGGGCATAGACCCTGCAACTGGAAAAGAAAAACGCACAACACGTCGTGGTTTTAAAACCATTAAAGAGGCTAAGGCTGCCGAACGTGACCTTCTCTTAGATGTTGAAGAAAATGGTTTTTCAAACAATGAAGATTTCCAGAATCCTACTTTCGCTGAAGTCGCTGATTTATGGCTTGATAGCTATAAAAATACCGTCAAACCAACAACTTATCAGAATGTCAAGAAAAAGCTTGATATTATGATTGACTTGTATTTCACAGATATGAAGATTAAGCAGATCAGTGTCGCTTATTGTCAGAAGGTTGCTATAAAGTTAAGCAATCGCTATATCCTATATTCTAATTACTACTCTGTCATTAGCCGTATTTTCAAGTATGCCACTTCTCTTGACATCATTAAGTCAAATCCCTTAGACAAGATTATCAAGCCTAAAAATAAACCCTTAAAGGGCAAAGAAAACTACTATACAAAGCAGGAACTGACCGAATTCCTTAAAGTTTCCAAAGCAAATTTTAAGCCTGTAGACTACACTTTTTTCCACTTACTCGCTTTTTCTGGCTTGAGAACTGGAGAAGCTATCGGTCTCATGTGGTCAGATGTTGACTTTGAAAATAAACGGTTAAGCATTTCTCGCACGGCTGTCGTGATTGGCAAAAAACAAACTGTTCAGGATCCTAAAACCAAAAGGAGTAAGAGGGTTATCACCTTAGATGATGAAACTCTGAATGTTTTGAAATTCTGGAAACGACAGCAAATAAAAGAATATTTCCAGGCTGGTGTGCCTTACAAACATGATTCGAATTATATTTTTACGAATGACATAGGGGGATGGCTTTTAGCCGCAACTATGAAAGTGAAGCTTAGCAGATTCTTTTGTAAACACAAAGATCTTAAAAAAATTTCGCCTCACGGATTTAGGCATACACATGCTTCTCTTCTGTTTGAAGCTGGTATTACAGCCAAAATCATTTCAGATAGACTCGGTCACAATAATGTTCAAATCACCCTTGATATGTATACCCACATCAATGATAATCAACGTGTTGAAGTCGTTGACCAGTTCATGGATTTCATCCGCTCCAGCTAA
- the thrC gene encoding threonine synthase → MTLVYQSTRDANNTVTASKAILQGLATDGGLFTPLTYPKVDLDFEKLKDASYQEVAKLVLSAFLDDFTAEELDYCINNAYDSKFDTPAIAPLVKLDGQYNLELFHGSTIAFKDMALSILPYFMTTAAKKHGLENKIVILTATSGDTGKAAMAGFADVPGTEIIVFYPKDGVSKVQELQMTTQTGDNTHVIAIDGNFDDAQTNVKHMFNDVALREKLAADKLQFSSANSMNIGRLVPQIVYYVYAYAQLVKSGDIVAGEKVNFTVPTGNFGNILAAFYAKQIGLPVGKLICASNDNNVLTDFFKTRVYDKKREFKVTTSPSMDILVSSNLERLIFHLLGNDAVKTAELMNTLNTQGQYELTDFDAAILELFAAEYATEEETAAEIKRVYQTDAYIEDPHTAVASAVYRKYQVATGDATKTVIASTASPYKFPVVAVEAVTGKAGLTDFEALAQLHEISGVAVPPAVDGLETAPVRHKTTVAAADMQAAVEAYLGL, encoded by the coding sequence ATGACATTAGTTTATCAATCAACGCGTGATGCCAACAATACAGTAACTGCCAGCAAAGCAATTTTGCAAGGTTTGGCGACGGATGGTGGTTTATTTACACCGCTTACTTATCCAAAGGTGGATTTGGACTTTGAAAAATTGAAAGATGCTTCTTACCAAGAAGTGGCTAAATTAGTTTTGTCAGCCTTTTTAGATGACTTTACTGCGGAGGAGTTGGACTACTGTATCAACAATGCCTATGATAGTAAGTTTGATACTCCAGCTATTGCGCCATTGGTGAAACTGGATGGGCAATACAACTTGGAACTCTTCCATGGTTCAACCATTGCCTTCAAGGATATGGCCTTGTCTATCTTGCCATACTTTATGACAACAGCTGCTAAGAAACATGGCTTGGAGAACAAAATCGTCATTTTGACAGCGACATCTGGTGATACTGGGAAAGCTGCTATGGCAGGATTTGCAGATGTACCTGGTACAGAGATCATCGTCTTTTATCCAAAAGATGGTGTCAGCAAGGTGCAAGAGTTGCAAATGACTACTCAGACTGGCGACAATACTCATGTTATCGCCATTGATGGGAACTTTGACGATGCGCAAACTAACGTCAAACATATGTTTAACGATGTGGCTCTTCGTGAAAAATTGGCTGCCGACAAATTGCAATTTTCATCAGCTAACTCTATGAACATTGGTCGTTTGGTACCACAGATTGTTTATTATGTTTATGCCTACGCTCAGTTGGTCAAGTCTGGTGATATTGTGGCTGGAGAAAAGGTCAACTTCACAGTACCAACAGGAAACTTTGGAAATATCTTGGCTGCCTTTTATGCTAAGCAAATTGGTCTGCCAGTTGGCAAATTGATCTGTGCTTCAAATGACAATAATGTTTTAACTGACTTCTTTAAAACTCGTGTTTACGACAAGAAACGTGAGTTTAAAGTAACAACTAGTCCATCTATGGATATCTTGGTATCTTCAAACTTGGAGCGTTTGATTTTCCATCTTTTGGGGAATGATGCGGTTAAGACAGCTGAACTCATGAACACCTTGAATACACAAGGACAATATGAATTGACAGACTTTGATGCAGCGATTCTGGAACTCTTTGCAGCTGAATATGCGACTGAGGAAGAAACTGCGGCAGAAATTAAACGTGTTTATCAAACAGATGCCTATATCGAGGATCCACATACGGCGGTTGCCTCAGCTGTTTATAGAAAATACCAAGTGGCTACTGGCGATGCGACTAAGACAGTGATTGCTTCAACAGCTAGTCCATACAAGTTCCCAGTGGTTGCCGTAGAAGCGGTAACAGGAAAAGCAGGCTTGACAGACTTTGAAGCCTTGGCTCAATTGCATGAAATCTCAGGAGTGGCAGTGCCACCAGCGGTTGATGGCCTTGAAACAGCTCCAGTTCGTCATAAAACAACAGTGGCAGCTGCTGACATGCAAGCAGCGGTGGAGGCTTATCTAGGACTTTAA
- a CDS encoding LysM peptidoglycan-binding domain-containing protein produces the protein MKKRIILASTVALSFAPELATQAEEIAWTARTVEQIQNDLTKTDNKTSYTVQYGDTLSTIAEALGVDVTVLANLNKITNMDLIFPDTVLTTTVNEAEEVTEVEIQTPQVDSSEEVTTATADLTTNQVTVDEQTVQVEDLSQPIEEVPSATETEKPVEVAPSSEVSETATVAEETPSTEEPVAEEIAETTRPVEEEIPQAATPATEETAATTPTEAPIAAAPATETPADTTETSATEETAASTATSDTATSTYQAEQSQTPSRTYSAPAAPDYAGLAVAKSENAGLQPQTAAFKEEIANLFGITSFSGYRPGDSGDHGKGLAIDFMVPVSSALGDQIAEYAVQNMASRGINYIIWKQRFYAPYDSKYGPAYTWNPMPDRGSVTENHYDHVHVSMN, from the coding sequence ATGAAGAAAAGAATTATTTTAGCCTCAACAGTAGCCTTGTCTTTTGCGCCAGAATTGGCAACTCAAGCGGAAGAAATTGCATGGACAGCACGTACCGTTGAGCAAATCCAAAACGATTTGACTAAAACGGACAACAAAACAAGCTATACAGTACAGTATGGTGATACCCTGAGCACGATTGCAGAAGCTTTGGGAGTAGATGTGACAGTTCTTGCTAATTTGAACAAGATCACTAATATGGACTTGATTTTCCCAGATACTGTCCTCACTACAACTGTCAATGAGGCAGAAGAGGTGACAGAAGTTGAAATCCAAACTCCTCAAGTAGATTCTAGTGAAGAAGTGACGACTGCGACAGCTGATTTGACGACCAACCAAGTGACAGTCGATGAGCAAACAGTTCAAGTGGAAGACCTTTCTCAACCAATTGAGGAAGTACCAAGTGCAACAGAGACTGAAAAACCAGTAGAAGTAGCGCCAAGTTCAGAAGTTTCTGAGACAGCGACAGTTGCTGAAGAGACACCATCTACAGAAGAACCTGTAGCAGAAGAAATAGCAGAAACAACTCGTCCAGTTGAAGAAGAAATTCCTCAAGCAGCGACTCCAGCTACCGAAGAAACGGCAGCAACAACTCCAACAGAAGCACCAATAGCAGCTGCGCCAGCAACTGAAACACCTGCTGATACAACGGAAACAAGTGCAACAGAAGAAACAGCAGCATCAACAGCAACTTCTGACACTGCAACTTCGACTTATCAAGCAGAGCAAAGCCAAACTCCTTCAAGAACTTATTCAGCTCCAGCGGCTCCTGACTATGCAGGGCTTGCTGTAGCCAAGTCTGAGAATGCTGGTCTACAACCACAAACTGCAGCCTTTAAAGAAGAAATTGCCAATTTGTTTGGAATCACATCCTTTAGTGGCTACCGTCCTGGTGACAGTGGGGACCATGGTAAAGGTTTGGCCATCGATTTTATGGTTCCAGTGAGTTCAGCACTCGGAGATCAAATTGCAGAATATGCAGTCCAAAATATGGCTAGCCGTGGTATCAACTATATCATCTGGAAACAACGTTTTTACGCTCCATACGATAGTAAATATGGACCGGCCTACACGTGGAATCCAATGCCAGACCGTGGTAGCGTAACCGAAAACCACTATGACCACGTTCACGTTTCAATGAACTAA
- a CDS encoding DUF2262 domain-containing protein — MNSLKKTFEKIIDDFEKEFCGEVVELLIITLQNVGGAAVLKNGWKLPSVHFVASVNVETKEFSETEGRLEWLVSPEEYEEKGLLYSYSFEPYQIHHIKCQKRPQRQLEPYMAAVANNCYRLLEYIEDGQSDSRLEALIAEYVKPVVIKDSIGEFTLNRAYSWFEGSMDLAGSRVSVMLDANEDASLPPKSFGYLKTFVRDIDRRDSEIRDVIVKEMWETAEDWLASDGDAEVLTEDYFYNSLYLGELSISEAGDLTLYYGDKEDIFAGHAVEVRADIEGNIENVTLVG, encoded by the coding sequence ATGAATAGTTTGAAAAAAACATTTGAGAAAATCATTGATGACTTTGAAAAAGAATTTTGTGGTGAAGTCGTTGAACTCTTGATTATTACCTTACAAAATGTGGGAGGCGCGGCTGTTTTAAAGAATGGATGGAAGTTGCCTTCGGTTCATTTTGTAGCAAGTGTGAATGTGGAGACAAAGGAGTTCTCGGAAACAGAGGGACGTTTGGAGTGGTTGGTGAGTCCAGAGGAATATGAAGAAAAGGGCTTGCTCTATAGCTATAGTTTCGAGCCCTATCAGATTCATCACATCAAATGTCAGAAAAGACCACAAAGGCAATTAGAACCTTATATGGCAGCAGTAGCGAATAACTGTTATCGTCTGCTGGAATACATTGAAGATGGGCAGTCGGATAGTAGATTAGAAGCTCTGATTGCAGAATATGTTAAACCAGTCGTCATCAAAGATTCTATAGGCGAATTCACTTTAAATAGAGCTTATTCATGGTTTGAGGGAAGTATGGATCTTGCGGGAAGCAGGGTTAGCGTGATGTTGGATGCAAATGAAGATGCCAGCTTACCACCAAAATCATTTGGCTACTTGAAAACATTTGTCAGGGATATTGACCGAAGAGACTCTGAAATCCGAGACGTTATAGTAAAAGAGATGTGGGAAACAGCAGAGGACTGGCTAGCTTCAGACGGAGATGCCGAAGTATTAACAGAGGACTATTTTTATAATTCCTTGTATCTGGGGGAACTGTCTATCAGCGAAGCGGGGGATTTGACTCTTTATTATGGAGATAAAGAGGATATTTTTGCTGGGCATGCGGTAGAAGTCAGGGCAGATATTGAAGGAAATATAGAAAATGTGACCTTGGTAGGGTAA
- a CDS encoding HAD family hydrolase — MQKIAFIWDLDGTLLDSYEAILSGIEETFAQFAIPYDKEKVREFILKFSVQDLLEQVAEERNLDAEVLNQVRAQSLSEKNAQVVLMPGAREVLAWADQAGIQQFVYTHKGDNAFAILRDLGLECYFTEILTSQSGFARKPNPEAATYLLDKYKLDPRDTYYIGDRILDVEFAQNSSIQSINFLESSYEGNQKIQALANIPYIFEDK, encoded by the coding sequence ATGCAAAAAATAGCCTTTATTTGGGATTTAGACGGAACCTTATTGGACTCTTACGAAGCGATTTTATCAGGGATTGAGGAGACATTTGCTCAGTTTGCTATTCCCTATGATAAGGAGAAAGTGAGAGAGTTTATCCTCAAATTTTCGGTGCAGGATTTGCTGGAACAGGTGGCAGAAGAGAGAAATCTGGATGCGGAAGTGCTCAATCAGGTACGTGCCCAGAGCTTGTCTGAGAAGAATGCCCAGGTAGTTTTGATGCCAGGTGCGCGTGAAGTGCTAGCTTGGGCAGACCAAGCAGGAATTCAGCAGTTTGTCTATACTCATAAGGGGGACAATGCTTTCGCTATTCTAAGAGACTTGGGTTTGGAATGTTATTTTACAGAGATTCTAACCAGTCAGAGTGGCTTTGCGCGCAAGCCTAATCCAGAAGCGGCGACATATCTGCTAGACAAGTATAAGTTGGATCCTAGGGATACCTATTATATAGGGGATCGGATTTTGGATGTGGAATTTGCCCAGAATAGCAGCATTCAAAGCATTAACTTTCTAGAGTCGTCTTATGAAGGGAATCAGAAGATTCAAGCGCTAGCAAATATTCCTTATATTTTTGAGGATAAGTGA